A genomic segment from Sulfuritalea hydrogenivorans sk43H encodes:
- a CDS encoding putative bifunctional diguanylate cyclase/phosphodiesterase, translating to MNKASGPRRHDTPPSTESPLPEGRRGIDYLEGSPAQSRFIRRLQWAMLLVCALAALGVLLKPQTELLRLSGVAGFVAVILATRWALRYGAEPAIKFLSLGLWSLNSLFIYMYAGIHSANVTIYPFLVALAGWALGIRWLLGMTAATVGFLMGLGLAEFSGMYQPTPRAGPILVALVPTGVLIAGAYLVYTIFINFANGRDRLIATGRQLEERNAELLENNAALTESRTLIEHVANHDALTNLPNRRLLTNQLQQVLASGAGRRGGALLFIDLDDFKTLNDTLGHDIGDRLLKEVAARLGSCVSERDIVARFGGDEFVVMLTKLGENGIESAAQAEAIGRSILARLNQPYQLSYHDHYSTPSIGIVLFGNSGDTIESIDELFKQGDLAMYQAKAAGRNTLRFFEPNMQALVMARAELEAGLREAVTKEQFCLYYQAQVDGEGRLTGAEALIRWQHPERGVVSPAEFIPLAEETGVILPLGHWVLQTACRQLAKWAAKPDMAHLTIAVNISARQFRLPNFVEEALAILDHHGANPQRLKMELTESVMVEDVEDIVAKMTALKARGVGFSLDDFGTGYSSLSYLKRLPLHQLKIDQSFVRDILSDPNDAAIAKMVVVLAASLGLAVIAEGVETEAQRDFLARQGCHACQGYLFSRPLPLEEFEALRLPR from the coding sequence ATGAACAAAGCATCAGGTCCCCGCCGGCACGATACGCCTCCGTCGACGGAAAGCCCATTGCCCGAGGGGCGGCGTGGAATCGACTATCTGGAAGGATCACCGGCCCAGAGTCGCTTCATAAGGCGTCTGCAATGGGCGATGTTGCTTGTTTGCGCCCTCGCTGCCTTGGGAGTTCTGCTGAAACCCCAGACCGAGTTGCTCAGACTATCGGGGGTGGCAGGCTTCGTCGCCGTCATTCTTGCAACCCGCTGGGCGTTGCGCTACGGAGCGGAGCCGGCCATCAAGTTTCTTTCGCTGGGGCTGTGGTCCCTCAATTCCTTGTTCATATACATGTATGCGGGAATTCATAGCGCCAACGTGACCATCTATCCGTTTCTGGTCGCGCTTGCCGGGTGGGCGCTCGGAATACGCTGGCTGCTCGGAATGACCGCCGCCACAGTCGGTTTCCTGATGGGTCTCGGCCTGGCGGAGTTCTCAGGCATGTACCAACCGACACCGCGCGCCGGACCGATACTTGTCGCCCTGGTCCCCACCGGCGTACTTATTGCCGGCGCCTATCTCGTCTATACGATCTTCATCAACTTTGCCAATGGCAGGGACCGCCTCATCGCGACGGGCAGACAACTAGAGGAACGCAACGCGGAGTTGCTCGAAAATAACGCGGCCCTTACCGAAAGCAGAACGCTGATCGAACACGTCGCCAACCACGACGCGCTGACGAACCTGCCGAACCGCCGCCTTCTGACGAATCAATTGCAGCAGGTACTGGCCTCGGGCGCGGGTCGTCGTGGAGGAGCGCTTCTTTTCATCGATCTGGATGACTTCAAGACGCTCAACGATACCCTCGGCCACGATATTGGCGACCGGCTCTTGAAAGAAGTGGCGGCGCGGCTCGGTTCATGCGTCAGCGAGCGCGATATCGTGGCTCGTTTTGGCGGCGACGAGTTTGTTGTAATGCTCACCAAGCTCGGCGAAAACGGCATTGAATCTGCCGCACAAGCGGAAGCCATCGGCCGCAGCATCCTCGCCAGACTCAATCAGCCCTATCAACTCTCCTATCACGATCATTACAGCACGCCCAGCATTGGTATTGTCCTTTTTGGCAATAGCGGAGACACCATCGAATCGATCGATGAATTGTTCAAGCAAGGTGACTTGGCCATGTATCAGGCCAAGGCCGCTGGTCGCAATACCCTGCGCTTCTTTGAACCGAATATGCAGGCGCTGGTCATGGCGCGCGCTGAGCTGGAGGCCGGTTTGCGAGAAGCCGTCACCAAGGAGCAATTTTGTCTCTACTATCAGGCTCAGGTCGATGGCGAGGGCCGACTGACAGGTGCTGAGGCGTTGATACGCTGGCAGCACCCCGAGCGTGGCGTCGTTTCTCCGGCCGAGTTCATCCCGCTGGCGGAAGAAACCGGCGTGATCCTTCCCTTGGGACACTGGGTGCTGCAAACCGCCTGCCGCCAATTGGCAAAATGGGCTGCCAAGCCTGACATGGCCCATCTGACTATTGCGGTGAATATCAGCGCCCGACAATTCAGGCTGCCAAACTTCGTTGAAGAGGCGCTGGCCATACTTGACCACCATGGAGCCAATCCTCAACGCCTCAAGATGGAACTCACTGAGAGCGTGATGGTGGAGGATGTGGAGGATATTGTTGCCAAGATGACTGCGCTGAAAGCTCGGGGCGTCGGTTTCTCACTGGATGATTTCGGCACCGGATACTCGTCGCTCTCTTACCTCAAGCGACTGCCTCTGCATCAACTGAAGATCGATCAAAGCTTTGTCAGAGACATACTATCGGACCCCAACGACGCGGCCATTGCGAAGATGGTGGTCGTTCTGGCAGCGAGTCTGGGGCTGGCCGTTATCGCCGAGGGGGTGGAAACCGAAGCGCAGCGGGACTTTCTCGCGCGCCAGGGCTGCCATGCCTGCCAGGGCTATCTGTTTAGCCGCCCGTTACCGCTGGAAGAGTTCGAGGCACTCCGGCTGCCGAGATGA
- a CDS encoding Nif3-like dinuclear metal center hexameric protein, which yields MPSDALLREDLRAYLDALLEAARFRDYCPNGLQVEGRERIGRIVCGVTASHALIEAAIQRGADALLVHHGWFWKSEDGRVTGFRRQRMARLLAHDINLFAYHLPLDAHPVLGNNAQLAQRLGWTVNGRFAEQDIGFVGVPPAPTLAGELATHMERVLGRAPLLIGDPARKVARIAWCSGGAQDYFEAALAIGADVFVSGEISEQTVHLARETGMAFIAAGHHATERYGVQALGAHLAEKFGIECEFVDIDNPV from the coding sequence ATGCCAAGCGATGCACTGTTACGTGAAGACCTTCGCGCCTATCTGGACGCTCTGCTGGAAGCCGCACGTTTCCGCGATTATTGCCCAAACGGCCTGCAAGTGGAAGGACGCGAACGGATCGGGCGCATCGTCTGCGGCGTGACCGCCAGCCATGCCCTGATCGAGGCCGCCATCCAGCGCGGGGCCGATGCGCTGCTGGTGCATCACGGCTGGTTCTGGAAGTCCGAAGACGGCCGCGTCACGGGCTTTCGCAGGCAGCGCATGGCGCGCCTGCTGGCGCATGACATCAACCTGTTCGCCTACCACCTGCCGCTGGATGCCCATCCCGTCCTGGGTAACAACGCGCAACTGGCACAGCGCCTCGGCTGGACGGTCAACGGGCGCTTCGCCGAACAGGACATCGGCTTCGTCGGCGTGCCGCCAGCGCCGACTCTTGCGGGTGAGTTGGCAACGCACATGGAGCGGGTCCTCGGCCGCGCGCCGCTGCTGATCGGTGATCCGGCGCGCAAGGTGGCGCGCATCGCCTGGTGCAGCGGCGGCGCCCAGGATTACTTCGAAGCCGCGCTGGCAATCGGCGCCGACGTCTTCGTCTCGGGCGAGATATCCGAGCAGACCGTGCATCTCGCGCGCGAAACCGGCATGGCCTTCATCGCCGCGGGCCATCACGCCACCGAGCGCTATGGCGTGCAGGCGCTGGGTGCGCACCTGGCGGAGAAGTTCGGCATCGAGTGCGAGTTCGTCGATATCGACAACCCGGTCTGA
- a CDS encoding Do family serine endopeptidase yields MRRLWLIFVQTVTVCVAVLFVVKTLKPEWLAHLPSSGAMVSDVATVIEAPASTESHRPGSYADAAKKAIPAVVHIFTSQEVKGPRHPFINDPIFRHFFGDRFGEQSQRRSGLGSGVVVSPEGYILTNFHVVDGADEIEVAHNDGRKYKARVVGSDPESDLAVLRIPADHKLPVIAFGSSDSLRVGDVVLAIGNPFGVGQTVTSGIVSALGRSHLGINTFENFIQTDAAINPGNSGGALVDSSGNLVGINTAIYSQSGGSMGIGFAIPVSLAKNVMEQIVRNGSVTRGWVGIEVQEITPELAESFKLSGVQGALIAGVMRGSPADKAGIRPGDVLTQVTGKKVKDAQVMLELIAALEPGKTARFDLKRDGRDVGVDVTIGRRPKPPRE; encoded by the coding sequence ATGCGCCGCCTTTGGCTGATTTTTGTCCAGACCGTCACGGTTTGCGTTGCCGTCCTGTTTGTCGTCAAGACGCTCAAGCCGGAGTGGCTGGCCCACCTTCCCAGTTCCGGTGCGATGGTGTCCGATGTGGCGACGGTGATCGAAGCGCCGGCCAGCACCGAATCGCATCGTCCCGGCTCCTACGCCGACGCGGCGAAAAAGGCGATTCCGGCGGTGGTGCATATCTTCACCAGCCAGGAGGTGAAAGGGCCGCGCCACCCCTTCATCAACGATCCGATTTTCCGGCACTTCTTCGGCGACCGCTTCGGCGAGCAATCCCAGCGCCGTTCGGGCCTGGGCAGCGGCGTGGTGGTCTCGCCCGAGGGCTACATCCTGACCAATTTCCATGTGGTCGACGGCGCCGACGAGATCGAGGTCGCACACAACGACGGCCGCAAGTACAAGGCGCGCGTGGTCGGTTCGGACCCCGAGTCCGACCTGGCGGTGCTGCGCATTCCGGCCGACCACAAATTGCCGGTGATTGCCTTCGGCAGCAGCGACAGCCTGCGTGTCGGCGATGTGGTGCTGGCCATCGGCAACCCCTTCGGCGTCGGCCAGACGGTCACTTCCGGCATCGTTTCGGCACTGGGCCGCTCGCATCTGGGAATCAATACCTTCGAGAATTTCATCCAGACCGATGCGGCGATCAATCCGGGAAATTCGGGCGGCGCGCTGGTGGATTCCAGCGGCAACCTGGTGGGCATCAATACCGCCATCTATTCGCAAAGCGGCGGCTCGATGGGCATCGGTTTCGCCATCCCCGTCTCGCTGGCGAAGAACGTGATGGAACAGATCGTCAGGAACGGCAGCGTCACGCGCGGCTGGGTCGGAATCGAGGTGCAGGAGATCACGCCGGAACTCGCGGAATCCTTCAAGCTTTCAGGTGTCCAGGGCGCGCTGATCGCCGGCGTGATGCGCGGCAGCCCGGCGGACAAGGCCGGCATCCGGCCCGGCGACGTGCTGACCCAGGTAACGGGCAAGAAGGTCAAGGACGCCCAGGTGATGCTGGAACTGATCGCCGCGCTGGAGCCGGGCAAGACCGCCCGCTTCGACCTGAAGCGCGACGGACGCGATGTCGGCGTCGACGTCACCATCGGCAGACGACCCAAGCCGCCCAGGGAATAG
- a CDS encoding 2-oxoacid:ferredoxin oxidoreductase subunit beta: protein MTYLAKPKLLRADAPRNTLGYTRRDYEGAISTLCAGCGHDSISAAVVQACFDLDIEPHKVAKLSGIGCSSKTPDYFLGASHGFNTTHGRMPSVLTGAALANRDLTYLGVSGDGDSASIGIGQFAHAMRRGVNMTYIVENNGVYGLTKGQFSATADKGSKNKRGVVNNDTPIDLVALALQLGASYVARSFSGDKEQLIPLIKGALRHRGPAFIDVISPCVTFNNHAGSTKSYDYVREHNEAVNRLDFILPRDQINTAYPPGSLRRVVQHDGSILHLRKLATDYDPSDRVGAMNHLQERHALGEIVTGLLYVDSSAEELHRYLNTVEKPLNQLRDAYLCPGSKALEALNASLR, encoded by the coding sequence ATGACCTATCTCGCCAAACCCAAGCTGCTGCGCGCCGATGCGCCGCGGAATACCCTCGGCTACACCCGGCGCGACTATGAGGGCGCCATCTCGACGCTGTGCGCCGGATGCGGCCACGATTCGATCAGCGCCGCCGTGGTGCAGGCCTGTTTCGATCTCGACATCGAGCCGCACAAGGTGGCCAAGCTCTCCGGCATCGGTTGTTCGTCGAAGACGCCGGATTACTTCCTCGGCGCCTCGCACGGCTTCAACACTACGCATGGCCGCATGCCCTCGGTGCTGACCGGCGCCGCGCTGGCCAACCGCGACCTGACCTACCTTGGGGTTTCCGGCGACGGCGATTCGGCTTCGATCGGCATCGGCCAGTTTGCCCACGCCATGCGGCGCGGCGTGAACATGACCTACATCGTCGAAAACAACGGCGTCTATGGCCTCACCAAGGGACAGTTCTCGGCCACCGCCGACAAGGGCTCGAAGAACAAGCGCGGCGTGGTGAACAACGACACGCCGATCGATCTGGTCGCCCTCGCCCTGCAACTGGGCGCCAGCTACGTTGCGCGCAGTTTTTCCGGAGACAAGGAGCAGCTGATTCCGCTGATCAAGGGCGCCCTGCGCCATCGCGGTCCGGCCTTCATCGATGTCATCAGTCCCTGCGTGACGTTCAACAACCATGCCGGCTCGACCAAGAGCTACGACTATGTGCGCGAACACAACGAGGCGGTCAATCGCCTCGATTTCATCCTGCCGCGCGACCAGATCAACACCGCCTATCCGCCCGGCTCGCTGCGCCGCGTCGTGCAGCACGACGGCTCGATCCTGCATCTGCGCAAGCTGGCGACGGACTACGATCCGTCGGATCGCGTCGGCGCCATGAACCATCTGCAGGAAAGGCATGCCCTCGGCGAGATCGTCACCGGTCTGCTGTATGTCGATAGCAGCGCCGAGGAACTGCATCGCTATCTGAATACCGTGGAGAAGCCGCTGAACCAGCTCCGCGATGCCTATCTGTGCCCCGGCAGCAAGGCGCTGGAGGCGCTCAACGCTTCGTTGAGGTAA
- a CDS encoding 2-oxoacid:acceptor oxidoreductase subunit alpha has protein sequence MSATKPIQSCNDFVIKFANVNGSGSASANELFARSIMRMGVPVAPRNIFPSNIQGMPTWYEMRVSAAGWLGRRGGCDLMVAMNPQTWDRDIAEIEAGGYLVYDSTKALPRSRFRDDITVLGIPLTEICNREYTDPRQRQLFKNIMYVGALTALLGMDFTVVEKLIADQYRGKDKLIGANVNALKLGYDYARENVSCPIGLRVERSDGVGEKIFINGNDACGLGAVYGGATVAGWYPITPSTSVIEAFGSYCRKYRTDPDNGMARYAIVQAEDELASIGMVIGAAWNGARAFTATSGPGISLMQEFFGLAYFAEVPVVVFNVQRGGPSTGMPTRTQQSDLIACAYASHGDTKHVLLFPEDPYECFTLGAQAFDLAERLQTPVFVMLDLDIGMNDRLCQPFDWDDQRRYDRGKVMTAEELEAGKNFGRYLDVDGDGIPWRTIPGTHPSKGAFFSRGTTRNAYAKYSEAGTDYVYNMERLRRKFETAKKLVPAPMVQRASQATRFGAIYYGSTSPAMAEAYALLEAQGIHVDIMRVRGFPFADEVIEFINEHDHVFVVEQNESGQLRMLLMNEGEVDPKRLIRVLHYDGTPITARFISGRIAAALSDHKVTPIRKQVAS, from the coding sequence ATGAGTGCCACGAAGCCAATCCAGAGTTGCAACGACTTCGTTATCAAGTTCGCCAACGTTAACGGCTCCGGCTCCGCGTCGGCCAACGAACTGTTTGCGCGCTCGATCATGCGCATGGGCGTTCCGGTTGCTCCGCGCAATATCTTCCCGTCGAACATCCAGGGCATGCCCACCTGGTATGAAATGCGCGTTTCGGCGGCGGGCTGGCTTGGCCGGCGCGGCGGTTGCGATCTGATGGTGGCGATGAATCCGCAGACCTGGGATCGCGATATTGCCGAGATCGAAGCCGGCGGCTATCTGGTCTACGACTCGACCAAGGCCTTGCCCCGTTCGAGGTTCCGCGACGACATCACGGTGCTCGGCATTCCGCTCACCGAAATCTGCAATCGCGAATACACCGATCCGCGGCAGCGGCAGCTGTTCAAGAACATCATGTATGTCGGCGCGCTCACGGCGCTGCTGGGCATGGATTTCACCGTCGTCGAGAAGCTGATTGCCGACCAGTACCGCGGCAAGGACAAGCTGATCGGCGCCAACGTCAATGCCCTCAAGCTGGGATATGACTACGCCAGGGAGAACGTTTCCTGCCCGATCGGCCTGCGCGTCGAACGCTCCGATGGCGTCGGCGAAAAGATCTTCATCAACGGCAACGACGCCTGCGGGCTGGGCGCGGTTTACGGCGGAGCCACGGTCGCCGGCTGGTATCCGATCACCCCGTCCACTTCGGTGATCGAAGCCTTCGGCAGTTATTGCCGCAAGTACCGTACCGATCCCGACAACGGCATGGCGCGCTATGCGATCGTCCAGGCCGAGGATGAGCTGGCTTCGATCGGCATGGTGATTGGCGCGGCGTGGAATGGCGCGCGGGCCTTTACCGCCACTTCCGGCCCCGGCATTTCCCTGATGCAGGAATTCTTCGGGCTGGCCTATTTTGCCGAAGTGCCGGTCGTGGTTTTCAATGTGCAGCGCGGCGGCCCGTCCACCGGCATGCCGACCCGCACCCAGCAATCCGACCTGATCGCCTGCGCCTATGCCTCGCACGGCGACACCAAGCACGTGCTGCTGTTTCCGGAAGACCCTTACGAATGCTTCACGCTCGGGGCCCAGGCATTTGATCTTGCGGAGCGGCTGCAGACACCGGTATTCGTCATGCTCGATCTGGACATCGGCATGAACGACCGGCTGTGCCAGCCTTTCGACTGGGACGACCAGCGCCGCTACGATCGCGGCAAGGTGATGACCGCCGAAGAGCTCGAAGCCGGCAAGAACTTCGGACGCTACCTCGATGTGGACGGCGACGGCATTCCCTGGCGGACGATTCCCGGCACGCACCCGAGCAAGGGCGCCTTTTTCAGTCGCGGCACCACGCGCAACGCCTATGCCAAGTACAGCGAAGCGGGCACCGATTACGTCTACAACATGGAACGCCTGCGGCGCAAGTTCGAAACCGCGAAGAAGCTGGTGCCGGCGCCCATGGTACAGCGCGCATCGCAAGCCACCCGCTTTGGCGCGATCTACTACGGCTCGACCAGCCCGGCCATGGCCGAGGCTTACGCGCTGCTCGAAGCCCAGGGAATCCATGTCGATATCATGCGGGTGCGCGGTTTCCCGTTTGCCGACGAAGTGATCGAGTTCATCAATGAGCATGACCATGTTTTCGTCGTCGAGCAGAACGAGAGCGGGCAGTTGCGCATGCTGCTGATGAACGAAGGCGAAGTCGATCCGAAGCGCCTGATCCGCGTGCTGCACTACGATGGCACGCCGATCACGGCTCGCTTCATTTCCGGCAGGATCGCCGCCGCACTTTCGGACCACAAGGTGACTCCCATTCGCAAACAGGTGGCCTCATGA
- a CDS encoding FAD-dependent oxidoreductase, whose product MKPTNIGSHDYFHKVVDCQWACPAHTPVPEYIRLIAAGRYSDAYMINWRSNVFPGILGRVCDRPCEPACRRGRVEKEPVAICRLKRVAADLKDDIHGRLPQAPATKNGKRIACIGAGPASLTVARDLAVIGYQVTVFDSGATPGGMVRSQIPKFRLPDSVIDEECGYILDLGVEAHFNHWVKSLREVLDDGWDAVFVGTGAPRGRDADIPGRKEAAAHIQIGIDWLANVAFGHTTKISKRVIVLGGGNTAMDCCRSARRLGGEDVKVVVRSGFEEMKASPWEKEEAIHEGIPILNMLVPKEFVHDNGKLRGVLFEKVRAEYDAKGRRSLIPTGEPDVLMECDEVLVAIGQENAFPWIEKDIGLEFDKWDMPVLNQATLQSTLPKVFFGGDAALGPKNIITAAAQGHEAAISIDLFCRGKNLLERPPPMVNLVSQKMGIHEWSYDNQVSEEERKKVPVKALEKTLKDIKLELELGFDPFMACAEAERCLNCDIETVFTVKTCIECDACVDICPTECITFTGNGEEDDLRGRLKAPAKNRDQALYVSDVLKTGRVMVKDENICLHCGMCAERCPTGAWDMQKFFLQCAEAGTEVRKT is encoded by the coding sequence GTGAAACCGACGAATATCGGATCTCACGACTATTTTCACAAGGTCGTGGATTGTCAGTGGGCCTGTCCGGCCCATACCCCCGTTCCCGAGTACATCCGCCTGATTGCCGCCGGACGCTACTCGGATGCCTACATGATCAACTGGCGTTCGAATGTCTTCCCGGGAATTTTGGGACGGGTCTGCGACCGCCCCTGTGAACCCGCCTGCCGGCGCGGCCGGGTGGAGAAGGAACCCGTGGCGATCTGTCGCCTGAAGCGCGTCGCCGCCGATCTCAAGGATGACATCCACGGCCGCCTGCCGCAGGCGCCGGCCACTAAGAACGGCAAGCGCATCGCCTGCATCGGCGCCGGCCCGGCTTCGCTGACGGTGGCCCGCGATCTGGCGGTCATCGGTTACCAGGTCACCGTGTTCGACAGCGGGGCAACCCCGGGCGGCATGGTGCGCAGCCAGATTCCGAAGTTTCGCCTGCCCGACAGCGTGATCGACGAGGAGTGCGGCTACATCCTCGACCTGGGTGTCGAGGCGCATTTCAACCACTGGGTCAAAAGCCTGCGCGAGGTGCTGGACGACGGCTGGGACGCCGTATTCGTCGGCACCGGCGCACCGCGCGGACGCGATGCCGACATTCCCGGCCGCAAGGAAGCGGCGGCGCACATCCAGATCGGCATCGACTGGCTGGCCAATGTCGCCTTCGGCCACACGACGAAAATTTCGAAGCGCGTCATCGTGCTCGGCGGCGGCAATACCGCCATGGACTGCTGCCGTTCGGCGCGCCGACTGGGCGGCGAGGACGTCAAGGTCGTGGTACGCAGCGGCTTCGAGGAAATGAAGGCTTCACCCTGGGAGAAGGAGGAGGCGATTCACGAGGGCATTCCGATCCTCAACATGCTGGTGCCGAAAGAGTTTGTTCATGACAATGGCAAGCTAAGGGGCGTGCTGTTCGAGAAAGTCCGCGCCGAATACGATGCCAAGGGTCGACGCAGCCTGATCCCGACCGGCGAGCCGGACGTGCTCATGGAATGCGACGAGGTGCTGGTGGCCATCGGGCAGGAAAATGCCTTCCCCTGGATCGAAAAGGACATCGGCCTCGAATTCGACAAATGGGACATGCCGGTGTTGAACCAGGCCACGCTGCAATCGACCTTGCCGAAGGTATTCTTCGGCGGCGATGCGGCGCTCGGACCGAAGAACATCATCACCGCCGCTGCCCAGGGCCATGAGGCGGCGATCTCCATCGACCTGTTCTGTCGCGGCAAGAACCTGCTGGAGCGTCCGCCGCCCATGGTCAATCTGGTGAGCCAGAAGATGGGCATCCACGAGTGGAGCTACGACAACCAGGTCTCCGAGGAAGAGCGCAAGAAGGTGCCGGTGAAGGCGCTGGAAAAGACCCTCAAGGACATCAAGCTCGAACTCGAACTGGGTTTCGATCCTTTCATGGCCTGCGCCGAGGCCGAGCGCTGCCTCAACTGCGACATCGAGACGGTGTTCACCGTCAAGACCTGCATCGAGTGCGATGCCTGCGTCGATATCTGCCCGACGGAGTGCATCACCTTCACCGGCAACGGCGAAGAGGACGACTTGCGCGGCCGCCTGAAAGCACCGGCGAAGAACCGCGACCAGGCGCTCTACGTTTCCGACGTGCTGAAGACGGGGCGCGTCATGGTCAAGGATGAAAACATCTGCCTGCATTGCGGCATGTGCGCCGAGCGGTGTCCGACCGGCGCCTGGGACATGCAAAAGTTCTTCCTGCAATGCGCCGAAGCCGGAACGGAGGTGAGAAAGACATGA
- a CDS encoding HAD-IA family hydrolase, whose product MALRALIFDVDGTLANTERDGHRPAFNAAFAEVGLPWHWDEAYYGTLLDVAGGLERIRYYAENFDQATRARPDFDDLLHRIHDIKTRNYQRLLAAGAIPLRADIGQLICDARTDGVRLAIASSSKLENVVGLLRANLGPNADTWFDAIASGSVAAAKKPSPEIYLWTLKQLNLPPRDCLAVEDSSHGLAASLAAGIPTVITVSDYTINENFDGARMVLPETERVSLEKLRLWHATASTS is encoded by the coding sequence ATGGCCCTGCGCGCGCTCATTTTCGACGTCGACGGCACCCTTGCCAACACGGAGCGGGACGGCCATCGCCCCGCGTTCAATGCGGCCTTTGCGGAAGTAGGGCTACCCTGGCACTGGGACGAAGCCTATTACGGTACCTTGCTGGATGTCGCGGGAGGCCTGGAAAGGATTCGCTACTACGCCGAAAACTTCGATCAGGCAACGCGCGCGCGACCCGATTTCGACGATCTGCTGCACCGCATCCACGACATCAAGACGCGCAACTACCAGCGCCTGCTCGCCGCCGGGGCGATTCCCCTGCGCGCCGACATTGGCCAGTTGATCTGCGACGCGCGCACCGACGGCGTGCGCCTGGCAATCGCATCGAGCTCCAAGCTGGAAAACGTCGTCGGACTGCTGCGCGCGAACCTGGGTCCGAATGCCGATACCTGGTTTGATGCGATCGCATCCGGCAGCGTTGCGGCGGCGAAGAAACCGTCGCCCGAAATCTACCTGTGGACCCTGAAGCAGCTCAATCTCCCGCCGCGCGATTGCCTGGCGGTCGAGGATTCGTCGCACGGGCTGGCAGCCAGCCTGGCGGCAGGCATACCAACCGTGATCACGGTCAGCGACTACACCATCAACGAAAATTTCGATGGCGCACGCATGGTCCTGCCCGAGACTGAACGTGTTTCCCTGGAGAAGTTGCGGCTATGGCATGCCACGGCAAGCACCTCCTGA
- a CDS encoding HD-GYP domain-containing protein: MELREIPVEELSFGTFISKLDRPWTETPFMFQGFVLKTDRQLEVLKKYCKHVFVDPEKEERQEVVRKVTAEEVAKVRGTTVYKDVASVEVELPKAQNAFTQTRTVVKELSRALEIGNAIDSSRSHEAAVQITESVVRNPDAMALLTKLQEKSGETLSRAVGISVLMTIFGRFLQLPQDRIMILGMLGLLQDVGKLKLPTELAARGPTNEAETELYRTHVSHSVRILSETPGLPPELPGLASLHHERFDGSGYPRGLRGDAIAIAGLIAGIVDTFDTLTAPKPWGENMSPSNALSVIYKGRGKQFHPALVEQFIQCMGVYPVGSVVELNSGEVAIVIAQNMVRRMAPRIMVVKDAKGIKMIPYKMLDLLKEPKVRPDEPYRILRSLEYDAVEIDPRELFL; this comes from the coding sequence ATGGAACTCCGGGAAATCCCTGTCGAAGAACTGTCCTTCGGGACCTTCATCTCCAAGCTCGACAGACCATGGACGGAAACACCTTTCATGTTTCAGGGCTTCGTCCTGAAGACCGACCGGCAACTTGAGGTCCTGAAGAAATACTGCAAGCACGTCTTCGTCGATCCTGAAAAGGAGGAGCGGCAGGAGGTTGTCCGCAAAGTCACCGCCGAAGAAGTGGCGAAGGTGCGCGGCACCACGGTTTACAAGGATGTCGCGAGCGTCGAAGTCGAATTGCCGAAAGCCCAGAATGCCTTTACGCAAACCAGAACGGTCGTAAAGGAGCTTTCACGGGCACTGGAGATCGGGAACGCGATCGACAGTTCCCGCTCGCATGAAGCGGCCGTCCAGATTACCGAAAGCGTCGTCCGCAATCCGGATGCGATGGCCCTGCTGACGAAGTTGCAGGAAAAGAGTGGCGAAACGCTCAGCCGGGCAGTGGGAATTTCCGTCCTGATGACCATCTTCGGGCGCTTCCTGCAGCTGCCGCAAGACCGCATCATGATCCTCGGCATGCTCGGACTGCTGCAGGACGTGGGCAAGCTCAAGCTGCCGACCGAACTCGCCGCGCGCGGACCGACCAACGAAGCCGAAACCGAGCTCTACCGGACGCATGTCAGTCACTCGGTCCGGATTCTCAGCGAAACGCCGGGCCTTCCTCCGGAACTGCCCGGGCTTGCCTCGCTGCACCATGAGCGCTTCGACGGCAGCGGCTACCCGCGCGGACTGCGCGGCGACGCCATCGCCATTGCCGGCCTGATCGCCGGCATCGTGGATACCTTCGACACGCTCACGGCGCCTAAGCCCTGGGGCGAAAACATGTCTCCTTCGAATGCACTGAGCGTCATCTACAAGGGACGGGGGAAGCAGTTCCATCCGGCGCTGGTCGAACAGTTCATCCAGTGCATGGGCGTGTACCCCGTGGGCAGCGTGGTCGAACTGAACAGCGGCGAGGTGGCGATCGTGATCGCCCAGAACATGGTGCGCCGCATGGCGCCGCGCATCATGGTCGTCAAGGACGCCAAGGGAATCAAGATGATTCCCTACAAGATGCTTGACCTGTTGAAGGAGCCCAAGGTCAGGCCGGACGAGCCCTATCGGATCCTGCGCTCCCTCGAATACGACGCCGTGGAAATCGATCCGCGAGAACTCTTCCTGTGA